The following are encoded together in the Juglans microcarpa x Juglans regia isolate MS1-56 chromosome 2D, Jm3101_v1.0, whole genome shotgun sequence genome:
- the LOC121249894 gene encoding LOW QUALITY PROTEIN: long chain acyl-CoA synthetase 8 (The sequence of the model RefSeq protein was modified relative to this genomic sequence to represent the inferred CDS: inserted 1 base in 1 codon), whose product MGDSEGGWEHSPLLKNLGTGDYLSVWKSYGTYGIVGAIIIGILVPMFLSTVFMGKKRGKQRGFPVQVGGEAGYAVQNTRVTELVEVPWTGATTMAALFEQSCKKNSQNRFLGSRKLISKEVFTASDGRKFEKVHLGDYEWQTYGEIFDRARNFASGLVRLGHNLDSRAAIFSETRAEWFIALQGCFRQSITVVTVYASLGEDALIHALNETQISTLICDSKQLKKLAAVSSSLDSIENVILFEDDGTENETIPENMSKWTITSFSEVEKLGRKSPVDAGLPSKNSIAVVMYTSGSTGLPKGVMITHGNMVATTAAVMKVIPRLGRNDVYLAYLPLAHVFELAAESVMLAAGCAMGYGSALTLTDTSSKIKKGTKGDASVLKPTVMTAVPAILDRVRDGVLKKVGENEGLVKHLFNIGYKRRLAAIEGSWLGAWGXEGLLWDIIVFKRIRTILGGKLRFVLCGGAPLSGDSQRFINICMGAPIGQAYGLTETFAGASFSDWDDLAVGRVGPPLPCCYLKLVSWEEGRYMTTDKPMPRGEIVVGGFSVTAGYFKNQEKTNEVYKVDDRGMRWFYTGDIGQFHPDGCLEIIDRKKDIVKLQHGEYISLGKVEAALTSSSYVDNIMLYADPFHNYCVALVVPSRQVLEKWAQQAGINYKDFSELCDKAEIASEVQQSLLKVAKTAKLDKFEIPAKIKLLPEPWTPESGLVTAALKIKREQLKAKFKDELKKLYE is encoded by the exons ATGGGTGATTCAGAGGGAGGTTGGGAGCACTCACCATTGCTGAAAAATTTGGGCACCGGTGACTACTTGtcagtttggaaaagttatggGACATATGGAATTGTGGGTGCTATTATTATTGGTATACTAGTACCTATGTTTCTGTCCACTGTGTTCATGGGAAAGAAAAGGGGAAAACAAAGAGGGTTTCCGGTACAAGTTGGTGGTGAGGCAGGTTATGCAGTTCAAAATACTCGAGTAACTGAATTGGTTGAAGTTCCTTGGACAGGAGCCACAACCATGGCAGCTCTATTTGAGCAATCTTGTAAAAAGAATTCACAGAATCGCTTTCTTGGATCAAGAAAGCTAATTAGCAAAGAAGTTTTCACAGCTAGTGATGGTAGGAAGTTTGAGAAGGTACATTTAGGGGATTATGAGTGGCAAACTTATGGAGAGATATTTGATCGTGCTCGCAACTTTGCATCCGGGCTTGTCAGGTTGGGTCATAATTTGGACAGCCGTGCTGCGATTTTTTCTGAAACCCGAGCAGAATGGTTCATTGCCCTTCAG GGATGTTTTCGGCAAAGTATCACTGTTGTTACGGTTTATGCCTCTCTAGGCGAGGATGCCCTAATCCACGCGCTTAATGAG ACCCAAATATCAACTCTTATTTGCGATTCCAAGCAGTTGAAGAAGTTGGCTGCTGTAAGCTCAAGCCTAGATAGTattgaaaatgttatattatttgaaGATGATGGAACTGAAAATGAAACTATTCCTGAAAATATGAGCAAGTGGACAATCACATCTTTTTCTGAAGTCGAGAAACTCGGGAGAAAAAGTCCTGTGGATGCAGGCCTGCCTTCCAAAAATAGTATTGCTGTCGTCATGTATACTAGTGGCAGTACAGGTCTACCAAAG GGAGTCATGATTACTCATGGCAACATGGTAGCCACTACTGCAGCTGTTATGAAAGTTATCCCAAGACTTGGTAGAAATGATGTATACTTGGCATACTTGCCCCTAGCTCACGTTTTTGAACTGGCAGCTGAG TCTGTAATGTTGGCAGCAGGTTGTGCAATGGGTTATGGCTCAGCCTTGACTTTGACAGACACTTCAAGTAAAATTAAGAAAGGAACCAAGGGAGATGCTTCTGTGTTAAAGCCAACCGTAATGACAGCAGTTCCAGCTATTTTAGATCGAGTTCGAGATGGAGTTCTGAAAAAG GTTGGAGAGAATGAAGGGTTAGTGAAACATCTATTTAACATTGGATATAAGCGACGACTAGCTGCCATAGAAGGAAGCTGGCTTGGGGCTTGGG TGGAGGGACTCTTGTGGGATATCATTGTCTTTAAAAGAATACGCACTATACTTGGAGGAAAACTCCGATTTGTGCTCTGTGGTGGAGCTCCTTTATCTGGGGATTCACAGCGGTTTATCAACATCTGCATGGG GGCTCCTATTGGTCAAGCATATGGCTTGACTGAAACATTTGCTGGAGCTTCTTTTTCTGACTGGGATGACTTAGCAGTGGGACGTGTTGGGCCACCTCTCCCTTGCTGCTACCTTAAG CTTGTTTCCTGGGAAGAAGGTAGGTATATGACCACGGACAAACCAATGCCTCGAGGAGAGATTGTAGTAGGGGGGTTCAGTGTAACTGCTGGTTACTttaaaaaccaagaaaaaactAATGAGGTCTACAAG GTTGATGATAGGGGCATGCGCTGGTTTTATACTGGTGACATTGGACAATTTCACCCTGATGGATGCCTTGAAATTATTGATAGGAAGAAGGATATTGTGAAACTTCAACATGGAGAGTATATCTCCCTTGGCAAG GTTGAGGCGGCTCTTACGTCAAGTAGTTATGTGGataatatcatgttatatgcaGATCCCTTCCACAACTATTGTGTAGCACTGGTTGTTCCTTCACGTCAGGTCCTTGAAAAGTGGGCCCAACAAGCTGGCATAAACTATAAAGATTTTTCTGAGCTGTGTGATAAAGCTGAAATTGCCAGCGAGGTTCAGCAATCCCTTTTGAAG GTAGCGAAAACTGCAAAATTGGACAAGTTTGAAATTCCTGCAAAGATTAAATTGCTGCCCGAACCATGGACCCCCGAGTCTGGATTAGTTACTGCTGCTCTCAAAATCAAGAGGGAACAACTGAAGGCCAAGTTTAAGGACgagcttaaaaaattatacgagTGA
- the LOC121249542 gene encoding glycine-rich cell wall structural protein-like, with the protein MTSFDARSLGSLGGRFGDCGGYGGGNDYGGGYGGFGSGGFAGYRGESSYGYSSCFGSYMGALVGGYAGSGLGTYGRGGGGYGSYGGSGSPVPGYGGPGGLYGGRAGYGGSSRYHPYASCGLIKRPKCYSLKIKNAGMKMTSNFKGL; encoded by the exons ATGACGTCATTTGATGCTCG GTCACTTGGCAGTTTAGGTGGTAGATTTGGTGATTGTGGTGGATATGGTGGCGGCAATGATTATGGTGGTGGTTATGGGGGTTTTGGCAGTGGTGGTTTTGCTGGTTATCGAGGAGAGTCATCATATGGCTATTCTAGTTGCTTTGGTTCCTATATGGGAGCCCTTGTTGGGGGGTATGCTGGGAGTGGGTTAGGAACATATGGACGTGGAGGTGGGGGCTATGGCAGCTATGGTGGTTCAGGCTCCCCTGTTCCTGGTTATGGAGGACCAGGAGGCTTGTATGGTGGTAGGGCAGGTTATGGTGGCAGTAGTCGTTACCATCCTTATGCAAG TTGTGGTCTGATAAAGAGACCTAAGTGCTACAGTTTGAAAATTAAGAATGCTGGAATGAAAATGACTTCCAACTTCAAGGGGTTGTGA